From Calothrix sp. PCC 6303, a single genomic window includes:
- a CDS encoding HAD family hydrolase, with the protein MVTIKCGNKTFTNIQGILFDKNGTLEDSEIFLRSLAQKSARIIDAQIPGVGEPLLMAFGINGAYLDPTGLIAVASRQETEVAAAAYIAETGKSWFESLQIARQGLDEAEKYFQTTASSLFPGALEILKNLSSTDLKLGILSAATTSEVNHFVQTHQLQDYISLEMGVDGNIGKPNPKLFIQACEQLGVAPNSTLMVGDSIGDMQMAKNAQAAGCIGITWVGKPDHVRGADVVINQLEEIQIV; encoded by the coding sequence ATGGTGACGATTAAATGCGGAAATAAGACTTTTACAAATATTCAAGGGATTTTATTTGATAAAAATGGTACTTTAGAAGACTCAGAAATCTTTTTGCGATCGCTTGCTCAAAAAAGTGCCCGAATTATCGATGCTCAAATTCCCGGTGTGGGTGAACCCCTATTGATGGCATTTGGCATTAATGGTGCTTACCTAGATCCTACCGGATTAATTGCCGTAGCCAGTCGTCAGGAAACCGAAGTTGCAGCAGCAGCATACATAGCCGAAACTGGTAAAAGTTGGTTTGAATCGTTGCAAATTGCCCGTCAAGGGTTAGATGAAGCAGAAAAATATTTTCAAACTACAGCTTCTAGTTTGTTTCCTGGTGCTTTAGAAATATTAAAAAACCTCTCATCAACAGATTTAAAATTAGGCATTCTTTCAGCAGCAACAACATCAGAAGTCAATCATTTTGTCCAAACCCATCAATTACAGGATTACATCAGTTTGGAAATGGGAGTTGATGGGAATATTGGTAAACCCAATCCCAAGTTATTTATCCAAGCTTGTGAACAATTGGGAGTTGCACCCAACTCAACTTTAATGGTGGGTGATTCAATTGGGGATATGCAAATGGCAAAAAATGCCCAAGCTGCTGGGTGTATTGGTATCACCTGGGTGGGAAAACCTGATCATGTTCGGGGTGCGGATGTGGTGATTAATCAGCTTGAGGAAATCCAAATTGTTTAA
- a CDS encoding pyridoxal phosphate-dependent aminotransferase, whose amino-acid sequence MNNFVSRMQAVQSPIIPVVGELIRQHPGTISLGQGVVSYPPPKSATEFLSNFLADSGNNLYQAVEGIPTLIKAISQKLEIFNHIKINDRNCVVVTAGSNMAFMNAVLAITSIGDEIILNTPYYFNHEMAIEMLGCRAVLVNTDENYQLRIDAILAAITPKTRAIVTISPNNPTGVIYPEAVLREVNQICRERGIYHISDEAYEYFTYDGVQHVSPGSFPDAEEHTISLYSLSKAYGFASWRIGYMVIPQHLLTAVKKVQDTNLICPPVISQYAAFGALQAETTEPKYIVNHVNAIAQVRKSVINFLNQLQEVCTITPANGAFYFFLKVHTQMDSLTLVERLIRDYRIAVIPGTTFGMKDGCYLRVAYGALQQNTVEQGMQRLVKGLQEIMINH is encoded by the coding sequence ATGAACAATTTTGTTTCTCGGATGCAAGCTGTACAGTCACCAATAATTCCTGTAGTTGGAGAACTCATTCGTCAGCATCCAGGAACAATTTCTTTAGGGCAGGGTGTTGTTTCCTATCCACCACCCAAATCTGCAACTGAATTTTTATCTAACTTTTTGGCAGATTCTGGGAATAACTTATATCAAGCAGTGGAGGGAATTCCGACTTTAATCAAAGCTATTTCCCAAAAACTTGAAATATTTAATCACATCAAGATTAATGATCGTAATTGTGTAGTTGTGACAGCTGGTAGCAATATGGCATTTATGAATGCTGTATTGGCAATTACTTCGATTGGCGATGAAATTATTTTAAATACTCCTTACTATTTTAATCACGAAATGGCGATTGAAATGCTAGGTTGCCGCGCTGTCTTGGTGAATACAGATGAAAACTACCAACTGCGTATAGATGCAATTTTAGCGGCAATTACCCCCAAAACTCGCGCTATTGTCACAATTTCACCCAATAACCCCACTGGTGTAATTTATCCAGAAGCGGTTTTGCGAGAAGTTAATCAAATTTGTCGGGAAAGAGGTATTTACCATATTAGCGATGAAGCTTATGAATATTTTACCTACGACGGAGTTCAGCATGTTTCCCCAGGTTCCTTTCCTGATGCTGAAGAACATACAATTTCCCTCTATAGTCTTTCTAAAGCTTATGGCTTTGCAAGTTGGCGAATCGGGTATATGGTCATACCTCAACATTTACTCACAGCCGTGAAAAAAGTTCAAGATACTAACTTGATTTGTCCTCCAGTTATTTCTCAGTATGCAGCCTTTGGTGCCTTACAAGCTGAAACTACTGAACCTAAATATATAGTGAATCATGTTAACGCGATCGCACAAGTTCGCAAATCGGTAATTAACTTTTTAAATCAATTGCAAGAAGTATGTACAATTACACCTGCTAATGGTGCTTTTTACTTCTTCTTAAAAGTTCATACTCAGATGGATTCTTTGACATTAGTCGAAAGATTAATTCGTGATTACAGAATTGCCGTTATTCCTGGTACAACTTTCGGAATGAAAGATGGTTGTTACCTACGTGTTGCCTATGGTGCTTTGCAGCAAAATACTGTAGAACAGGGTATGCAAAGACTAGTTAAGGGTTTACAAGAAATAATGATTAATCATTAA
- a CDS encoding phycobiliprotein lyase produces the protein MNIEEFFQMSSGKWFAHRTSNDLPNNKSQEAKSEIIIEQLSKDNPEVVKLNHNLETSTSSDLFAIKVNWNDTTKLNQKNVGSSILVLVPNHDNPNEGKLLRQLSNDDKISLGNYKLGADESLTLDIEAGNITSEERIWFASENLRMRVSTVKQANGLSTTAFTTEIRMGVAAKANS, from the coding sequence ATGAATATTGAAGAATTTTTTCAGATGAGTTCGGGTAAATGGTTTGCACATCGTACCAGTAATGACTTGCCAAATAACAAGTCTCAGGAGGCTAAATCAGAGATTATAATTGAGCAGCTATCAAAAGATAATCCAGAAGTTGTTAAATTAAATCACAATTTAGAAACCTCTACTAGTTCTGATTTGTTTGCCATCAAGGTCAACTGGAATGATACAACTAAACTGAATCAAAAGAATGTTGGTTCTAGTATTTTAGTGTTGGTTCCTAATCATGACAATCCCAATGAAGGTAAGCTGTTACGTCAACTGAGTAACGATGACAAAATATCCTTAGGAAATTATAAGTTAGGTGCTGATGAATCCCTAACTTTGGATATAGAAGCTGGAAATATAACTTCAGAAGAACGTATTTGGTTTGCAAGCGAAAATCTGAGAATGCGTGTTAGTACGGTTAAACAAGCAAATGGTTTAAGTACAACTGCTTTTACTACAGAAATTCGGATGGGTGTAGCAGCTAAAGCTAATTCTTAG
- a CDS encoding HEAT repeat domain-containing protein yields MATPSLNEISTQLESSSLRDRMVALANLRDVPAEDAVPLIKKVLDDESLQIRAMAVFALGIKQTSESYPILVNILTNDSDYSIRADAAGALGYLGDIRAFETLVRAFYEDTSWLVRFSSAVALGNLKDPRAHEVLISALDASEVVVQQAAIAALGEIKDITAVDQILRFAQAEDWLVRQRLAEALGNLPTPKSISALKYLEKDAHEHVAESARLSLKQLADSGYTG; encoded by the coding sequence ATGGCTACTCCCAGCTTAAACGAAATATCCACTCAACTAGAAAGTTCGAGTTTACGCGATCGCATGGTTGCTTTAGCTAACTTGCGCGATGTCCCAGCAGAAGACGCAGTTCCTTTAATTAAGAAGGTTCTAGATGATGAATCGCTCCAAATCCGAGCGATGGCAGTGTTCGCACTAGGCATCAAACAAACCTCGGAATCATACCCAATTTTGGTAAATATCCTCACGAATGATTCTGACTACAGTATTCGTGCGGATGCAGCGGGCGCTTTAGGATACCTCGGAGACATTCGAGCATTTGAGACTTTGGTGCGAGCATTTTATGAAGATACCAGTTGGTTAGTTAGGTTTAGCTCGGCTGTGGCATTAGGAAACCTCAAGGATCCTCGCGCCCATGAAGTATTAATTAGTGCTTTGGATGCGTCAGAAGTGGTTGTACAGCAGGCAGCGATCGCTGCTCTTGGTGAAATTAAAGATATCACAGCCGTAGACCAAATTTTACGCTTTGCCCAAGCAGAAGATTGGTTGGTACGTCAGCGACTCGCGGAAGCGTTAGGGAATTTACCCACACCAAAGAGTATATCAGCACTGAAGTATCTGGAAAAAGATGCTCATGAGCATGTTGCCGAATCTGCCAGACTTTCCCTCAAACAACTAGCCGACTCTGGCTATACAGGATGA
- the thiO gene encoding glycine oxidase ThiO → MTSDIVIIGGGVMGLAIAIELKLRGADVCIISRDVGAAATQAAAGMLAPDAEQIPVGSMRELCTRSRNLYPEWTSKLEQMTGMNSGYWASGIITPVYQQGKPVEGYTWLDKETIHQYQSGLGAEVVGGWWYPEDAQVDNRLLLQALLSAADILGVDIKEGVKVEGIQQHQGQVLGVQTNAGMIQGGHYVLASGAWGNEIFPIPVKPRKGQMLSVIVPESLPALPLNRVLFGEEVYIVPRRERRIIIGATSEDVGFTPHNTPKGIQSLLQRAIRLYPDLENYPISEFWWGFRPTTPDELPILGTSPCVNLSFATGHHRNGILLAPITSVLIADLICHKIDPLLEAFHYSRFHNPSTSTPMFANSVNFTNGNGKAASPQQNLTPSQPQPTAKNLDSNLVIAGKSFKSRLMTGTGKYRSIEEMQESVAASDCQIVTVAVRRVQTNAPGHEGLAEALDWSKIWMLPNTAGCQTAEEAVRVARLGREMAKLLGQEDNNFVKLEVIPDARYLLPDPIGTLQAAEQLVKEGFAVLPYINADPILAKHLEDCGCATVMPLAAPIGSGQGLKTTANIQIIIENAKIPVVVDAGIGAPSEAAEAMEMGADALLINSAIALSQNPPAMAYAMHLAAIAGRTAYLAGRMPRKDYAIASSPLTGIIK, encoded by the coding sequence ATGACTAGTGACATTGTGATTATTGGCGGTGGCGTGATGGGTTTAGCGATCGCTATCGAGTTGAAACTAAGGGGTGCTGATGTCTGTATAATCAGTCGGGATGTTGGTGCGGCGGCAACTCAAGCGGCTGCGGGGATGCTGGCACCGGATGCAGAGCAAATTCCTGTTGGAAGTATGCGGGAACTGTGTACGCGATCGCGTAATCTATATCCTGAATGGACTAGTAAGTTGGAACAGATGACTGGCATGAATTCCGGCTATTGGGCATCGGGAATTATCACGCCAGTATATCAACAAGGGAAACCAGTAGAGGGATACACCTGGTTAGATAAAGAAACCATTCACCAATACCAATCAGGATTGGGTGCAGAGGTGGTTGGTGGGTGGTGGTACCCGGAAGATGCTCAAGTTGATAATCGACTGCTTTTACAGGCTTTGTTGAGTGCCGCTGATATTCTCGGTGTAGATATCAAAGAGGGTGTGAAGGTGGAAGGAATCCAGCAACACCAAGGGCAGGTTTTGGGAGTTCAAACCAACGCGGGAATGATTCAGGGGGGACATTATGTCCTGGCATCTGGTGCTTGGGGGAATGAAATTTTCCCGATTCCTGTAAAACCCCGCAAAGGACAAATGTTGAGCGTGATTGTCCCGGAATCTTTACCAGCATTACCCTTGAACAGAGTTTTATTTGGCGAAGAAGTGTACATTGTACCGCGACGCGAACGCCGAATCATTATTGGTGCCACCAGTGAAGATGTTGGCTTCACTCCCCACAACACCCCGAAGGGAATCCAATCTTTGCTGCAACGTGCCATCAGGTTATATCCAGATTTAGAAAATTACCCCATCTCGGAATTTTGGTGGGGATTTCGTCCTACGACACCGGATGAATTACCCATCCTTGGTACCAGCCCCTGTGTAAATCTGAGTTTTGCTACTGGACATCATCGAAATGGGATTCTTTTGGCACCCATTACTTCAGTTTTAATTGCTGATTTAATTTGTCACAAAATTGATCCTCTCTTAGAAGCTTTCCATTATTCCCGCTTCCATAATCCATCTACCTCCACACCCATGTTTGCAAATTCTGTCAATTTCACTAATGGTAACGGCAAAGCTGCTTCCCCACAGCAAAATTTAACACCTAGTCAGCCCCAACCAACAGCTAAAAATCTCGATTCCAACTTAGTCATCGCCGGGAAAAGCTTCAAATCCCGCTTGATGACGGGAACCGGGAAGTATCGCAGCATCGAAGAAATGCAGGAAAGTGTCGCCGCTAGTGATTGCCAAATTGTGACTGTGGCAGTAAGAAGGGTGCAAACCAACGCACCTGGACATGAAGGTTTAGCTGAGGCTCTAGATTGGTCTAAAATTTGGATGTTACCCAATACCGCAGGCTGTCAAACGGCTGAGGAAGCGGTACGGGTTGCCAGATTAGGGCGGGAAATGGCGAAGTTATTGGGGCAGGAAGATAACAATTTTGTGAAGTTAGAAGTAATACCTGATGCTAGGTATTTACTCCCAGATCCCATTGGTACCCTCCAAGCTGCTGAACAACTAGTTAAAGAAGGCTTTGCTGTACTTCCCTACATCAACGCTGACCCCATATTGGCAAAGCATTTAGAAGATTGTGGCTGTGCAACTGTGATGCCCTTGGCGGCTCCCATTGGCTCCGGACAAGGCTTAAAAACCACAGCAAATATCCAAATTATTATTGAAAATGCCAAAATACCTGTAGTTGTTGATGCTGGTATTGGTGCGCCATCCGAAGCCGCTGAAGCGATGGAAATGGGTGCGGATGCCCTTTTGATCAATAGCGCGATCGCATTGTCTCAAAACCCCCCAGCCATGGCATATGCAATGCACCTGGCAGCCATCGCCGGACGTACTGCTTACCTAGCTGGGAGAATGCCTCGGAAGGATTATGCGATCGCGTCTTCACCTTTAACGGGAATCATCAAATGA
- a CDS encoding sulfate ABC transporter substrate-binding protein, translating to MNLWQRQISSWKNSWKQLTFSLRFKSLRGFVSLFLMGTFLSLAVAACSGGNNNESSTSNPGASNVSAKSKDVEVTLVSFAVTKPAHAAIIPKFVQKWKQEHNQNVTFKTSYGGSGSQTRAVIDGLEADIVHLALALDTQKIEKAGLIQPGWEKEVPNNGTVSKSVAALVTRPGNPKGIKTWEDLGKDGIKVITADPKTSGVARWNFLALWNAGIKNGGEAKALDFITTVYTKNVPLLTKDAREASDAFFKQGQGDALINYENEVILAQQKGEKLEYIIPDVNISIDNPIAVVDKNVDKHGNREVAEAFTKFLFTPEAQQEFAKVGFRPTNETVAQTKEVKDKYPAVKTLATVKDFGGWSEVQKKFFDDGAVFDQIQSKKR from the coding sequence ATGAACTTGTGGCAACGCCAAATATCTAGCTGGAAAAATAGCTGGAAACAATTAACTTTCAGCCTGAGATTTAAGTCTTTGCGAGGTTTTGTATCTTTATTTTTGATGGGGACATTTCTCAGCTTGGCTGTTGCCGCTTGTTCTGGAGGAAATAACAATGAATCCTCCACATCAAACCCAGGTGCCAGTAACGTATCTGCCAAAAGTAAAGATGTGGAAGTCACTTTAGTTTCCTTTGCCGTGACAAAACCAGCACACGCAGCCATAATTCCCAAATTTGTCCAGAAGTGGAAGCAAGAACACAATCAAAATGTCACCTTCAAAACCAGTTACGGTGGTTCAGGTTCCCAAACCAGGGCTGTAATTGATGGATTAGAGGCTGATATTGTCCACTTGGCTTTAGCATTAGATACCCAAAAAATTGAGAAAGCTGGATTAATTCAGCCCGGTTGGGAAAAGGAAGTACCCAATAATGGTACAGTTTCCAAATCTGTCGCCGCATTAGTTACCCGTCCAGGTAATCCCAAAGGAATTAAAACCTGGGAAGATTTGGGCAAAGACGGCATTAAAGTAATTACCGCAGATCCGAAAACATCAGGTGTTGCTCGCTGGAATTTCTTAGCATTATGGAATGCAGGCATCAAAAATGGTGGTGAAGCCAAGGCATTAGACTTTATAACAACTGTATACACCAAAAACGTTCCTCTTTTAACCAAAGATGCCCGTGAAGCGAGTGATGCTTTCTTCAAACAGGGACAAGGAGATGCCCTCATTAACTACGAAAATGAGGTGATCCTGGCACAACAAAAAGGCGAAAAGCTGGAATACATCATACCTGATGTGAATATATCCATCGATAACCCCATTGCAGTGGTAGATAAAAACGTAGACAAACATGGTAATCGGGAAGTTGCCGAAGCGTTTACCAAATTCCTATTTACCCCCGAAGCACAACAGGAATTCGCCAAAGTTGGCTTCCGTCCTACAAATGAAACAGTAGCCCAAACCAAAGAAGTCAAAGACAAATACCCCGCAGTCAAAACCCTGGCTACAGTTAAAGACTTTGGGGGATGGAGTGAAGTGCAGAAAAAATTCTTTGATGATGGGGCAGTATTTGATCAGATTCAATCTAAAAAAAGATAG
- the ruvB gene encoding Holliday junction branch migration DNA helicase RuvB, translated as MAIISSKRQSPDPNEEPKRQRISSKKPPQENLAPADSSNGENLEELAESPKDSPQEKLLKPQAAIDEHEKQEDKIRPHRFADYIGQKDLKDVLEIAIQAAKLRGEVLDHLLLYGPPGLGKTTMAMILAAEMGVSYKITSAPALERPRDIAGLLVGLKPGDVLFIDEIHRLSRMAEEILYPAMEDYRLDLTVGKGTTAKTRSLSLAKFTLVGATTRVGALTSPLRDRFGLVQKLRFYEIHELSQIVLRSAQLFKTPINQDGATEIARRSRGTPRIANRLLRRVRDYAEVKLTGEINQEIAAEALELFQVDPCGLDWTDRKMLSMIIEQFNGGPVGLETIAAATGEDTQTIEEVYEPYLMQIGYLNRTPRGRVATKAAYQHLGFKPPNQQMSLL; from the coding sequence ATGGCGATAATCTCCTCAAAACGACAGTCCCCAGATCCCAATGAAGAGCCAAAGCGACAGCGAATATCTTCCAAAAAGCCCCCACAGGAAAATTTAGCCCCAGCGGATTCCAGTAATGGGGAAAACTTAGAGGAGTTGGCAGAATCTCCAAAAGATTCACCCCAGGAAAAGCTGCTGAAACCCCAAGCTGCAATTGATGAGCATGAAAAGCAAGAAGATAAGATTCGTCCCCATCGTTTTGCTGATTATATTGGTCAAAAGGATTTGAAAGATGTTTTGGAAATAGCAATTCAAGCTGCTAAATTACGGGGGGAAGTGTTAGACCATTTGTTATTGTATGGTCCTCCTGGGTTGGGTAAAACCACCATGGCGATGATTTTAGCGGCAGAAATGGGTGTAAGCTACAAGATTACTAGTGCGCCTGCCTTGGAACGTCCCCGTGATATTGCGGGGTTATTGGTGGGATTGAAACCCGGTGATGTTTTATTTATTGATGAAATCCATCGTTTATCTCGGATGGCTGAGGAAATTTTATACCCGGCGATGGAAGACTATCGTTTAGATCTAACTGTAGGGAAGGGGACGACAGCAAAAACACGGAGTTTATCCCTAGCAAAGTTTACATTGGTGGGAGCCACAACTAGAGTGGGAGCCTTAACATCTCCATTACGCGATCGCTTCGGCTTGGTACAGAAGTTACGGTTCTATGAAATCCACGAACTTAGTCAAATAGTACTACGTAGCGCTCAACTATTCAAAACACCCATTAACCAAGATGGTGCAACCGAGATTGCCAGACGTTCTAGGGGAACACCAAGAATTGCCAATCGCTTACTCAGACGTGTCCGCGACTATGCAGAGGTAAAGTTGACTGGAGAAATTAACCAAGAGATTGCTGCGGAAGCTTTAGAACTATTTCAAGTTGATCCCTGCGGTTTAGATTGGACTGACCGCAAAATGTTAAGCATGATTATTGAACAGTTTAATGGTGGTCCTGTTGGCTTAGAAACAATTGCAGCTGCTACAGGTGAAGATACGCAAACGATTGAGGAAGTCTACGAACCTTACTTAATGCAAATTGGTTATCTTAATCGTACACCCAGGGGTAGGGTGGCAACTAAAGCTGCATACCAACATTTGGGATTCAAACCGCCAAATCAACAGATGTCGCTACTTTAG
- the hisF gene encoding imidazole glycerol phosphate synthase subunit HisF, with translation MLAKRILPCLDVKAGRVVKGINFVDLKDAGDPVELAKVYNEAGADELVFLDITATHEDRGTILDVVYRTAEQVFIPLTVGGGVQSLENVKNLLRAGADKVSINSAAVRDPDLLNRASDRFGNQCIVVAIDARRRKDPDNPGWDVYVRGGRENTGLDALKWAKEVEERGAGELLITSMDADGTQAGYDLELTRTIADSVQIPVIASGGAGTCDHIHAALTEGKAEAALLASLLHYGQLSVAQIKNHLCDRGVQVRIPSQFSAS, from the coding sequence ATGCTAGCTAAAAGGATTTTACCGTGCCTGGATGTCAAGGCGGGAAGGGTTGTCAAAGGTATTAACTTTGTAGACCTTAAAGATGCGGGCGATCCAGTTGAATTGGCAAAAGTTTACAATGAGGCAGGGGCAGATGAGTTAGTGTTTCTAGATATTACGGCTACTCATGAAGATCGGGGAACTATTCTTGATGTAGTTTACCGAACTGCCGAGCAGGTATTCATTCCCCTAACTGTGGGTGGTGGAGTGCAATCCTTAGAAAATGTTAAAAATCTGTTACGAGCAGGGGCAGATAAGGTTAGTATTAACTCGGCAGCAGTGCGCGACCCGGACTTGCTCAACCGAGCAAGCGATCGCTTCGGTAATCAATGCATTGTAGTTGCGATTGATGCCCGTAGACGCAAAGATCCCGATAACCCAGGTTGGGATGTTTATGTCAGAGGTGGTCGAGAAAATACTGGTTTAGATGCTCTTAAATGGGCGAAAGAAGTTGAAGAACGAGGTGCAGGGGAGTTACTTATTACAAGCATGGACGCTGACGGTACTCAAGCCGGATATGACTTGGAACTAACCCGCACTATTGCTGATTCTGTGCAAATCCCGGTAATTGCATCTGGTGGTGCCGGAACTTGCGATCACATCCACGCAGCCCTGACAGAAGGAAAAGCCGAAGCCGCATTACTCGCATCACTATTACACTACGGACAACTCAGTGTGGCACAAATCAAAAACCATTTATGCGATCGCGGTGTCCAAGTTCGGATACCTTCTCAATTTTCGGCTTCTTGA
- a CDS encoding NACHT domain-containing protein, producing MLKLRRQPSPYFLFPLTLLLVFFLASPWVTGKEPPKPKPQDWQINGIIAALDDGYDEVKRLGFAKLAEYEAKDLKAVLKKPEDIGQKAANILKDEKVDASVRSSAASALGKIRQLELKEIAIILNPIYDRNQSQLEQWRFHTYFLGGGTEEVKTLLTWLGKPERKYIPKELTRDKAIKTLNTFLKIWEPSKDLPGLREDLAEQISIVVSQKQVTWQPQDIFLLENLRNNLNQAGYGNKASAIESVINNLQIWGKIYSARNLILLHIAFWLTLILFYPKSPHIQAIFFWNPWVRRILGMGYVGFLLTWVPYFRRKLLEPFKFPLLADAGLDYFNPDGYFPESNINTDPSPNLSPTGREALNLAPLPSQGRGWGLGQNVDIQPITQIIPQIKGQIVIEGASGLGKTMFLRHLLNNSTRTVVYLPAQKCQKGVIEAIQAKLHGQAQDTDFLRSLIYSGAIDICIDGINEVNAETRAKICQFVETNFQGNIIMTTQPLEWIAPATAKTYYIQPLTPNQIEKFLLSRVSRLPKDSPIQGKDYEEACKKFLKTVLDDPKASNQTNNQPNTQPNTLPKNSQSNEEIIATIRILSNPMDLSLVSLMLSQNEEPNLFKLQQQQYNLMSAEYKRERGYEFPLKKFSQAVYQMRLNDESALPADEFFKELESMEDEKYKMVVSRQWMQDDEDKIGHELNKNMKEWYFRHDKIMEFFLVQNFIGDGDEIETRLVDYMGDSRFRGVYFLLANLLALDDAKELREKLIQYAADTKDHTVSDTFVQLLRSR from the coding sequence ATGCTCAAACTTCGCCGCCAACCCTCGCCATACTTTCTGTTTCCCCTAACCCTATTATTGGTGTTTTTTCTCGCTTCGCCCTGGGTAACTGGGAAGGAACCACCCAAGCCAAAGCCGCAAGATTGGCAGATAAATGGAATTATTGCCGCGCTGGATGATGGTTACGACGAGGTAAAGAGACTTGGGTTTGCAAAGCTGGCTGAATATGAAGCGAAAGATTTAAAAGCTGTACTCAAGAAACCAGAAGATATTGGTCAGAAAGCTGCCAACATTCTCAAGGATGAAAAGGTTGATGCAAGCGTTCGCAGTAGTGCAGCGAGTGCGTTGGGAAAAATCAGACAACTGGAGTTAAAAGAAATTGCGATTATTCTCAATCCTATCTACGATCGCAATCAATCCCAACTCGAACAATGGCGGTTTCACACCTATTTCTTGGGTGGTGGTACAGAGGAAGTCAAAACCCTGCTGACATGGTTAGGTAAACCGGAGAGAAAATATATTCCCAAGGAACTAACGCGGGATAAAGCTATTAAAACCTTGAATACTTTCCTCAAAATCTGGGAACCAAGCAAAGATTTACCTGGATTACGGGAAGATTTAGCCGAGCAAATTTCCATTGTGGTTTCCCAAAAACAGGTGACTTGGCAACCCCAGGATATATTCCTGCTGGAAAATCTGCGAAATAACCTGAATCAAGCTGGTTACGGGAATAAAGCCTCAGCGATTGAATCGGTAATTAATAACTTGCAAATTTGGGGCAAAATCTACAGCGCTCGGAATCTCATCCTCCTCCACATTGCATTTTGGCTTACCCTCATCCTTTTCTACCCCAAATCTCCGCACATCCAAGCTATCTTCTTCTGGAATCCCTGGGTTCGTCGCATCTTGGGGATGGGTTATGTGGGTTTTCTCCTCACCTGGGTTCCCTATTTCCGCCGCAAGTTACTGGAACCGTTTAAATTTCCCCTCCTCGCGGATGCGGGGTTGGATTATTTCAATCCTGATGGTTATTTCCCCGAATCAAACATAAATACAGACCCCTCTCCAAACCTCTCCCCCACAGGGAGAGAGGCTTTAAATCTTGCTCCCCTTCCCTCTCAGGGAAGGGGTTGGGGGTTAGGTCAAAATGTGGACATACAACCAATCACCCAAATCATTCCCCAAATCAAAGGACAAATCGTCATCGAAGGTGCATCTGGTTTGGGTAAAACCATGTTTCTGCGTCACCTCCTCAACAACTCAACGCGCACCGTCGTTTACCTACCCGCGCAAAAGTGCCAAAAAGGTGTCATCGAAGCCATCCAAGCTAAACTTCACGGACAAGCACAGGATACCGACTTCCTCCGCAGCTTGATTTATAGCGGTGCAATTGACATTTGCATCGATGGTATCAATGAAGTCAACGCCGAAACCCGCGCTAAAATTTGCCAGTTCGTTGAAACCAATTTCCAGGGTAATATCATCATGACTACCCAACCCTTGGAATGGATAGCCCCAGCGACGGCAAAAACCTATTACATTCAACCGCTCACACCCAACCAAATCGAAAAATTTCTGCTTTCCCGCGTTTCCCGGTTGCCGAAAGACTCGCCAATTCAAGGAAAAGACTACGAGGAGGCTTGTAAAAAGTTTTTAAAAACTGTTTTAGATGACCCAAAAGCCAGTAATCAAACTAATAATCAACCTAATACTCAACCAAACACTTTACCTAAAAACTCGCAATCCAATGAAGAGATAATTGCCACCATTCGGATTCTTTCTAATCCGATGGATTTATCTTTAGTTTCGCTTATGTTATCACAAAACGAAGAACCAAATTTATTCAAGCTCCAACAACAGCAATATAATTTAATGTCCGCTGAATACAAGAGGGAACGGGGATATGAGTTTCCGTTGAAAAAATTCTCCCAAGCAGTGTACCAAATGCGGCTCAACGACGAAAGCGCCTTACCTGCCGATGAATTTTTCAAAGAATTGGAAAGCATGGAGGATGAAAAATACAAAATGGTAGTGAGTCGGCAGTGGATGCAGGATGATGAAGATAAAATCGGACATGAACTAAATAAGAATATGAAAGAGTGGTATTTTCGTCACGATAAAATCATGGAATTTTTCCTAGTGCAAAATTTTATTGGTGATGGTGACGAAATCGAAACCCGTTTAGTTGACTACATGGGTGATTCGCGGTTTCGGGGTGTATATTTTTTATTGGCGAATTTATTAGCTTTGGATGATGCGAAGGAATTACGGGAAAAATTGATCCAATACGCCGCAGATACTAAAGATCATACCGTCAGTGATACCTTTGTGCAGTTATTGCGTTCCCGGTAG